The genomic stretch atttattttttttttttaatttaatttgtATATGATATGCTTTACACCTGTGTAGTGTAATATACCGGTCTGTCAAGCTTTCTCAGAAGATACCTACAATATACAAACTACAAGTagtattaatattatatggaaaaaatataacatatatatatatatatatatatatatgtttgtatatatatttatatttatatatctaaaAATCCTCTTTTAGTTATTCAACGGAAAAGAATATTATGTCACAAAAATTACTGTAAAGTACATAAATCAGGttatacaatataatatatttaaaaaataaataaataaataaataaataaataaatatatatatatatatatatatatttattatagttttacttttatattttaaaattttatattttattttttattttttatttttaagCATGTTGACAATGGAGTAAAGAAGAAAGTATTTTTAATACCCgaaagaaaaataatattcgTTCTCTATAATAACTATAACAAAATAAGTAATGCGTGTGAAGTGTATGATAAATGTATACGATATAATGAAGATATAGAAGAGGTGCTATTaacaataaataatataaaggaAAAAGTGAAACATAAacacacacacacatatatatatatatatatatatatattccatTTTTATAGGATGAAGAAgttcttatatataaaaaacatGCCATCTAtaaacattatataaatcatgACGATGCAgttgaaaaaaatgtaataataaaaaataatatgaagatattatattttaaaaactTTAAATATGACAAATGgatttttaaatatgaataattaaaaataaaatataagccaaaaaaaaaaaaaaaaaaaaaaatatataaataaatatacatatatatataaatatatatatatatatatatttatatttatatattgtacATGTTAAATTTTATTAGATGTTATATTTACTTAAAGAAGAAGTTACTTTTTT from Plasmodium gaboni strain SY75 chromosome Unknown, whole genome shotgun sequence encodes the following:
- a CDS encoding hypothetical protein (conserved Plasmodium protein, unknown function), which codes for VIYRSVKLSQKIPTIYKLQLFNGKEYYVTKITVKYINQHVDNGVKKKVFLIPERKIIFVLYNNYNKISNACEVYDKCIRYNEDIEEDEEVLIYKKHAIYKHYINHDDAVEKNMLYLLKEEVTFFEDIKYMYQNVICSIMKEKEDINKMEGEYQYMANNITNLSEIVYHDNEKINFFNKSLMEDNLNIYNFYKNYPWNDYLEISMKNDFFMSKNKMLQIENAPEEIDYVNSQEKIKKSNQINKST